The uncultured Ilyobacter sp. nucleotide sequence CCATATTCTTCAGCAAAGGATTCTCCAGAACTGCTCCTGTCCAGTATGACTTTTTTATCAATCCTATTATATTTCAATACGGTTTTTTCATTTTTACCCACACGTAAGTTAATACCAAATTCTTCAGCCTCTATACTTTTTATTCTGCATATCATTTCAAAGGAATCACCCTCTATACCTGGATAAGTTTTTTTACCGGAAAATATATCCTTTACCTGGACAAAATCCTTTCTGAGTTTTTTCATCTCTTCTACAGGCCTTTGCACCAGCTTACCGTCTATTATTTCAAGCTCTCTCGGCATAGTAAGGCAGTGGACCCACCCCTTATCTTCTGACGGGTAATTAACTTCAGGAAGTCCTCCCCAGGCCACCATTATCCTTCTTCCTTTTTCATCTATCATTGTCTGAGGTGCATAAAAGTCAAATCCCCTGTCTAACTCATGAAATCCATTATGCTGAAGAGTCACTTTTTCCAGATCCAGACTTCCCAGTACATAACCAGACTGGTATATATTATTATATCGGTCTCCTTCTGCTGCTATCCCCTGTGGAGAAAAAATAAAAACCCCTTTCCCATTTATTTCAAAATAATCGGGACACTCCCACATATATCCGAAATTCCCGAGATCTGTCTTTATTTCCCCTAAAAAATTCCAGTTTTTCATGTCTGGGGAATTATACAAGGCCGCTGCCCCTGTGAGATTCTCTCTCTGGGCTCCTATGACAGCATAGTATACTTCTCCGTCTTTCCATACCTTAGGATCTCTAAAATGCCTGGTGTACCCTTCCGGCTGATTTACAATAACAGGTCCTAACTTCTCGAAATCTTCTCCGTTATCAGATACTGCGAGACACTGATAGGTCTCTCTGTTCCCACGATCATCCTTTACATTACCAGTATAAAATAGAATCAGCTGACCATCTTTTTCGATGGCACTCCCTGAATAGCATCCATTTTTATCGTACCAGTCCTCTGGAGCTAGTACTGGCAGAAGATTTTCCCATGAAATCAGGTCTTTACTTGTAAAATGTCCCCAGAATTTCGTACTGTGGTTGCATTCAAAGGGATTCCACTGGTAGAAAAGATGATACCTTCCGTCATAATAACTAAATCCGTTGGGATCATTTATAAGACCGGAAGGAGCCATTAGGTGATAAGAAAGTCTGTGATAATCTTTCTCCACCATATTCTTTTTATTTTCTACCTCATCCAAGGCTTTTTTTATTAAATCAGACATCTCTTCACTCCCGTATTTTACAACTTTTTTATAATTTAAATAAAGCATAAGAGGGACAAGTCCCTCTTAATCCTTAATTATTTTCTTTGAATCCCATTACCCATGTAGCTACAAATGATGCTCCAAGGGCAAGAGCCATACCTATAATATAGTTAATCATAGAATTTGCAGACACAATGGCTGTTCCAGGTATACCTGTTACCCCCACTCCTGTCATGAAGACTTTCGTCATTACTACATAGGCTCCTCCTACAGCTCCTCCGATTGCAGCCCCTATAAATGGCTTAATCAGTTTTAAGTTTACACCAAAGATAGCAGCCTCGGTTATCCCTAGGAAGCACGATATTCCTGAAGGAAGTGCTATGGATTTTAGTTTTTTATCTTTTGTTTTAAAGAATACAGCCATTGCAGCTCCACCCTGAGCCACATTTGCCATAGACCAGATAGGCAGGAGATAATTTCCGCCTATATTTTTTATCATCTCAGCTTCAAAGGCATGAAAAGAGTGGTGAACTCCTGTTATAACTATAGTGGAATATGCTCCTCCGAAAATAAGTCCCGCAACTGCCCCGGCTCCGCTCAGAACCGATCCCAGTCCAAAGGATATACCTGTCCCCAGTGCTCTGCCAGCAGGGCCTATAATAAACAGTGATACAAAGCCTGTAATCAGAATTGTCAAAAATGGAGTTAATATAATGTCAAGAACATTGGGAACTATTTTTCTTATATTTTTCTCCACATGAGACATAACCCATACAGCTATAAGTATAGGCAGTACTGTTCCCTGATAACCTAATTTTGCTACCTTAAATCCTCCGACCTGGAAGAATCCTGTGATCCCTCCTCCCACTGTCCATGCATTTTGAAGTGCCGGATGTATCAGAATACCTCCGAGAGCAGCAGCAAGATAAGGGTTGCATTCAAATTCTCTGGCTGCTGAGAATGCAATCAGTACCGGTAAAAATACAAAAGCCGCATTGGAAAACATGTCCAGAAGGGCAAACATATCACTCGATGAATCAAACCAGTTGAATCTTGCACCCATACCTAAAAGTCCCATCAAAAGACCCGATGCTACGATTGCCGGTATTACAGGAACAAATATATTTGATAATGTCCTGGCAATCTTTTGAACAACATTAAGATTTTTCATAGCTTCTTTGGTTGCTTCACTTTTAGAAGATGCTTTTATCTCTCCCATTCCTGTCATCTCTGCATATACTTTATTTACAATTCCTTGTCCCAGAATTATCTGATACTGACCTGCAGTAGAAAAAGCTCCTTTTACACCCTCTATCTTTTCAATACTCTCTTTATTTACATTGGTCTCGTCATTTAGTACCAGTCTTAGTCTTGTGGCACAGTGTGCTGCACTTGATATATTCTCTCTTCCCCCTATACCAATAATTATCTCCTGAGCCATTTTCTTATAATCCATTTCATTCCTCCTTCATCTAGCCTTATAATAACATTACCATTTTTAGACCAATAACTTTTTTTACTTCATTGTTACCCTCATGAGAAGATCTCCTGCCTTTACTTTCCCGGTTACTCTCTCTATCTCATCTACAAGCTCCATATTAGATATTATTACAGGAGTTTTTACAGATTTAGCATTGGTTTTTAGATATTCAAGATCATATTTCACCAGTTTATCACCTGTCTTGGCAGCCCCTTCTCTTCCGATTCTTTCAAATCCCTTTCCCTTTAAATTCACAGTGTCCACCCCGAAATGAACTATTACCTCAAGGCCCTCTTTTGACTCAAAAGACACTGCGTGATTTGTTTCAAATATGCTCATATCTTCTGTATCCAGCGGTGAGTATATCATATCTCCTGAAGGAATTATTGCGACTCCGTCTCCTATAGCCTTACATGCAAAAGCCTCGTCCGGGACTTCTGAAAGACCCACAACATCACCGTCAATCGGAGAATATATTTCCACTACTTTTTTTTCCACTACCTTTTCAACAACTTTTTTACTTCCAAAAAGCTTTGACAGAATACCCATTTGAAATCCACTCCTTACTTTAAAAAACAAGTGATAAAAACAGTTCTCCAAAACATGGTATCGATACCACATACCGGAAAAAAGAAAAGGCTATATTTTGCTAGCACTCTCCCTTTCCACCAGTCTATAATTCATTACTATTTTTTCTGATTTATCGGTTTTTAAAATTCTCATCAAAACTCTGGCAGACTCTTCTCCTGATTCTAAATACTGATATTTTATAGTGGTCAATCCAGGATTATAAATTTCTGCTATACCTGAATCTCCCTCTCCTACTACAGAAACGTCCTCAGGAACCCTGTACCCATTTTTCAGGAGATAATTTATAGCACCTACAGCCAGGTTGTCGGTAACTGCTAATATTGCTGTAGGTTTTTCTTTCATAAGTTTTCTCATAGAAGCATCCACCGATGAAATTTCGAAGTTCCCTATGGAAATAAGATTTCTGTCTACATCGATTCCGTGTTCCTTGAGGGCGTCTTCGTATCCTCTTCTTCTCTGGTAACCTACTGCTCTGTCTATCTCATCTACCCCTATAAAACCTATTTTTAGGTGTCCGTTTTTCACCAGATAGTTTGTCATCTCCACTGTAGCACCATAATCGTTGTGGATAATGCAGGAAAAATCATGACTACTTGAATCCTGTCCTATAAAAACAGTAGGTATCTTCATCTTTTTCAATAATTTTACATGTTCCTCAGCTATATTAGTAGCCACAAAAATAATACCGTCCACTCTCTTCTGCTTAAATATCTTTATGAATTCAATCTCTTTTTTGAAATCCAAACCTGTGTTTGCCAGTATGGAACTATATCCATTTTCATCAAGAACCTTTGTTATCCCATCTGCCACAAGACCTATAGTCCTAGAGCTAAGCTTCGGTATTATAACACCTATAAGTTTTGTATTTTTTTTCTTCAGATCTTTTGCAGTATCACTGGGAAGGTATCCTGTATCATCTATTATTTTCTCTACCCTTTCCCTGACTTCCTGCTTTACATAGCCGGAATCATTTAACACTCTTGATACTGTAGAAGTAGATACCTCTGCTAATCTTGCAATTTCTTTTATCGTCATCTTTCATCACCTCTTGTGGTATCGGTACCACACTCTAATACATTTCTACCACTTTTAGAACAACTTGTCAATATTTTTTTTGTGAATTCTTTTTTTATAAAAAATATTTATATGGGAATTCCGTTAAAAATTAAAACACAATAAATAAATATCCTGTTTTTTTATATTTAAAAAAATACAGCCCTTTAATCATTTCTTTGAAGATACCATAAAAACTATTCTTGATTAGGCTAGTAGATAAAATGTCATAGATACTGGTATACATGGTAGGTTGAATCCCTTATAAAAATTGGATTTTTGACGGAAAATAAGGTAGAATGTCTCTTAAGAATATTTTACCTTGGAGAAAAATTTATGAAGAAAAAAGCAGACGAACTACTATCTCTTTACGAGAGCATTATTGCATCTGACGATAAGGTCTACCACAAGATGAAATTAAAAGTAAAGGAGGAGATATTCA carries:
- a CDS encoding sucrose-6-phosphate hydrolase; amino-acid sequence: MSDLIKKALDEVENKKNMVEKDYHRLSYHLMAPSGLINDPNGFSYYDGRYHLFYQWNPFECNHSTKFWGHFTSKDLISWENLLPVLAPEDWYDKNGCYSGSAIEKDGQLILFYTGNVKDDRGNRETYQCLAVSDNGEDFEKLGPVIVNQPEGYTRHFRDPKVWKDGEVYYAVIGAQRENLTGAAALYNSPDMKNWNFLGEIKTDLGNFGYMWECPDYFEINGKGVFIFSPQGIAAEGDRYNNIYQSGYVLGSLDLEKVTLQHNGFHELDRGFDFYAPQTMIDEKGRRIMVAWGGLPEVNYPSEDKGWVHCLTMPRELEIIDGKLVQRPVEEMKKLRKDFVQVKDIFSGKKTYPGIEGDSFEMICRIKSIEAEEFGINLRVGKNEKTVLKYNRIDKKVILDRSSSGESFAEEYGTTRKCSLDSSEIIFHIFMDRSLTEVFINDGAEVFTARIFPDEKSQGIEFFSDGEAEISIKKWNI
- a CDS encoding sucrose-specific PTS transporter subunit IIBC; amino-acid sequence: MDYKKMAQEIIIGIGGRENISSAAHCATRLRLVLNDETNVNKESIEKIEGVKGAFSTAGQYQIILGQGIVNKVYAEMTGMGEIKASSKSEATKEAMKNLNVVQKIARTLSNIFVPVIPAIVASGLLMGLLGMGARFNWFDSSSDMFALLDMFSNAAFVFLPVLIAFSAAREFECNPYLAAALGGILIHPALQNAWTVGGGITGFFQVGGFKVAKLGYQGTVLPILIAVWVMSHVEKNIRKIVPNVLDIILTPFLTILITGFVSLFIIGPAGRALGTGISFGLGSVLSGAGAVAGLIFGGAYSTIVITGVHHSFHAFEAEMIKNIGGNYLLPIWSMANVAQGGAAMAVFFKTKDKKLKSIALPSGISCFLGITEAAIFGVNLKLIKPFIGAAIGGAVGGAYVVMTKVFMTGVGVTGIPGTAIVSANSMINYIIGMALALGASFVATWVMGFKENN
- a CDS encoding glucose PTS transporter subunit IIA — translated: MGILSKLFGSKKVVEKVVEKKVVEIYSPIDGDVVGLSEVPDEAFACKAIGDGVAIIPSGDMIYSPLDTEDMSIFETNHAVSFESKEGLEVIVHFGVDTVNLKGKGFERIGREGAAKTGDKLVKYDLEYLKTNAKSVKTPVIISNMELVDEIERVTGKVKAGDLLMRVTMK
- a CDS encoding LacI family DNA-binding transcriptional regulator, which produces MTIKEIARLAEVSTSTVSRVLNDSGYVKQEVRERVEKIIDDTGYLPSDTAKDLKKKNTKLIGVIIPKLSSRTIGLVADGITKVLDENGYSSILANTGLDFKKEIEFIKIFKQKRVDGIIFVATNIAEEHVKLLKKMKIPTVFIGQDSSSHDFSCIIHNDYGATVEMTNYLVKNGHLKIGFIGVDEIDRAVGYQRRRGYEDALKEHGIDVDRNLISIGNFEISSVDASMRKLMKEKPTAILAVTDNLAVGAINYLLKNGYRVPEDVSVVGEGDSGIAEIYNPGLTTIKYQYLESGEESARVLMRILKTDKSEKIVMNYRLVERESASKI